From a single Parambassis ranga chromosome 2, fParRan2.1, whole genome shotgun sequence genomic region:
- the LOC114453099 gene encoding calsequestrin-2-like isoform X1, producing MQHIWLSVLSGLCLRLLFLCRAEEGLEFPNFDGKDRVLDINERNYKKALKRYDLLCLFYHEPVPANKGLQKRFQMTELVLELTAQVLENKDIGFGMVDAQKDFKVAKKLGLEEVGSLYVFKDDRVIEFDGELSADTLVEFLLDVLEDPVEMINNAMELRAFERMEEDIRLIGYFKGEDSCQFKPENFKAFQEASERFQPYIKFFATFDKPVAKHLSLKMNEVNFYEPFMEEPAILPGRPLSEMDIVEFVNQHRRATLRKLRAENMFETWEDDMDGIHIVAFAEEEDPDGYEFLEILKDVARDNTNNPELSIVWIDPDDFPLLTTYWEKTFKLDLFRPQIGVVNVTDADSVWLDMSNDEDLPTAEELEDWIEDVLSGRVNTEDDDEFTDDQEISDVTEDSDESHDPDEEEDGDDD from the exons ATGCAGCACATCTGGCTCTCTGTTTTGTCTGGCCTGTGCCTCCGCCTGCTTTTCCTTTGCAGGGCAGAGGAAGGTCTGGAGTTCCCTAATTTTGATGGAAAGGACAGGGTGCTGGACATCAACGAGAGGAACTACAAGAAGGCTCTGAAGAGATACGACCTGCTGTGCCTGTTCTACCACGAACCTGTGCCGGCCAACAAGGGCCTGCAGAAGCGCTTCCAGATGACAGAGCTGGTGCTGGAG CTCACAGCCCAGGTCCTGGAGAACAAAGACATCGGGTTTGGAATGGTGGACGCCCAGAAGGATTTCAAAGTGGCCAAAAAACTGG GTCTGGAGGAGGTGGGCAGCCTGTACGTCTTTAAGGATGACCGTGTCATCGAGTTCGACGGGGAGCTGTCAGCAGACACGCTGGTGGAGTTCCTGTTGGAT GTGCTGGAGGACCCAGTGGAGATGATCAATAATGCCATGGAGCTGCGAGCCTTTGAAAGGATGGAGGAAGACATCCGCCTCATTGGCTACTTTAAAGGAGAAGATTCATGTCAGTTTAAACCTGAGA ATTTCAAAGCCTTCCAGGAGGCGTCAGAGCGCTTTCAGCCTTACATCAAGTTCTTCGCTACATTTGATAAACCT gtaGCAAAACATCTTTCCCTCAAGATGAACGAGGTCAATTTCTACGAGCCGTTCATGGAGGAGCCGGCCATCTTGCCGGGCCGGCCTCTGTCAGAGATGGACATTGTGGAATTCGTCAACCAACACAGAAG GGCCACTCTGAGGAAGCTGCGGGCAGAGAACATGTTTGAGACATGG GAGGATGACATGGATGGAATACATATTGTAGCCtttgctgaggaggaggatccAG ATGGCTACGAGTTCCTGGAGATTCTAAAAGACGTCGCCAGAGACAACaccaacaacccagagctcagCATCGTCTGGATCGATCCTGATGATTTCCCTCTG CTGACCACCTACTGGGAAAAAACCTTTAAGTTGGACCTGTTCAGACCCCAGATCGGTGTGGTCAACGTCACAGAT GCCGACAGCGTGTGGCTGGACATGTCCAATGATGAGGACCTACCCACAgcggaggagctggaggactgGATAGAGGACGTCCTGTCGGGGAGGGTGAACACCGAGGACGACGACGAGTTCACAGACGACCAGGAAATCTCAGACGTCACAGAAGACAGTGATGAAAGCCACGACccagatgaggaagaagatggtgatgatgacTAG
- the LOC114453099 gene encoding calsequestrin-2-like isoform X2, with protein MQHIWLSVLSGLCLRLLFLCRAEEGLEFPNFDGKDRVLDINERNYKKALKRYDLLCLFYHEPVPANKGLQKRFQMTELVLELTAQVLENKDIGFGMVDAQKDFKVAKKLGLEEVGSLYVFKDDRVIEFDGELSADTLVEFLLDVLEDPVEMINNAMELRAFERMEEDIRLIGYFKGEDSYFKAFQEASERFQPYIKFFATFDKPVAKHLSLKMNEVNFYEPFMEEPAILPGRPLSEMDIVEFVNQHRRATLRKLRAENMFETWEDDMDGIHIVAFAEEEDPDGYEFLEILKDVARDNTNNPELSIVWIDPDDFPLLTTYWEKTFKLDLFRPQIGVVNVTDADSVWLDMSNDEDLPTAEELEDWIEDVLSGRVNTEDDDEFTDDQEISDVTEDSDESHDPDEEEDGDDD; from the exons ATGCAGCACATCTGGCTCTCTGTTTTGTCTGGCCTGTGCCTCCGCCTGCTTTTCCTTTGCAGGGCAGAGGAAGGTCTGGAGTTCCCTAATTTTGATGGAAAGGACAGGGTGCTGGACATCAACGAGAGGAACTACAAGAAGGCTCTGAAGAGATACGACCTGCTGTGCCTGTTCTACCACGAACCTGTGCCGGCCAACAAGGGCCTGCAGAAGCGCTTCCAGATGACAGAGCTGGTGCTGGAG CTCACAGCCCAGGTCCTGGAGAACAAAGACATCGGGTTTGGAATGGTGGACGCCCAGAAGGATTTCAAAGTGGCCAAAAAACTGG GTCTGGAGGAGGTGGGCAGCCTGTACGTCTTTAAGGATGACCGTGTCATCGAGTTCGACGGGGAGCTGTCAGCAGACACGCTGGTGGAGTTCCTGTTGGAT GTGCTGGAGGACCCAGTGGAGATGATCAATAATGCCATGGAGCTGCGAGCCTTTGAAAGGATGGAGGAAGACATCCGCCTCATTGGCTACTTTAAAGGAGAAGATTCAT ATTTCAAAGCCTTCCAGGAGGCGTCAGAGCGCTTTCAGCCTTACATCAAGTTCTTCGCTACATTTGATAAACCT gtaGCAAAACATCTTTCCCTCAAGATGAACGAGGTCAATTTCTACGAGCCGTTCATGGAGGAGCCGGCCATCTTGCCGGGCCGGCCTCTGTCAGAGATGGACATTGTGGAATTCGTCAACCAACACAGAAG GGCCACTCTGAGGAAGCTGCGGGCAGAGAACATGTTTGAGACATGG GAGGATGACATGGATGGAATACATATTGTAGCCtttgctgaggaggaggatccAG ATGGCTACGAGTTCCTGGAGATTCTAAAAGACGTCGCCAGAGACAACaccaacaacccagagctcagCATCGTCTGGATCGATCCTGATGATTTCCCTCTG CTGACCACCTACTGGGAAAAAACCTTTAAGTTGGACCTGTTCAGACCCCAGATCGGTGTGGTCAACGTCACAGAT GCCGACAGCGTGTGGCTGGACATGTCCAATGATGAGGACCTACCCACAgcggaggagctggaggactgGATAGAGGACGTCCTGTCGGGGAGGGTGAACACCGAGGACGACGACGAGTTCACAGACGACCAGGAAATCTCAGACGTCACAGAAGACAGTGATGAAAGCCACGACccagatgaggaagaagatggtgatgatgacTAG